A window of Mucilaginibacter robiniae genomic DNA:
CAAGCGGCCGAAAGGGTGAACTTTTTCTGATATTCGATAGAATATTTACGGATGGTTTTAGATTCTTCTTTGTACGAATCGGCAATTCCTTTTAGCATATCTTTCACCGAAGTAGCTTCGCGCAAAGCGCTGGATATGGCTGTTGCTTTTTCACTATCATTCGTTACGCTCAAGGCGGCTGCTTTCTGTGCCGGCAAATAGTTTTTTACCGAATCAGACTTTGGTGGTACGCTGAAATACTTTACATAAGGGTTAATGAGCCGGTAATTGCCCGACTCGGTTTTGTCCAACGTTCGGCGTACCGAATCTTGCGAGATGGTTAACTGCTTCAGGTTCATCATCTGCATTACCGATTTCCAGTCGTTATCGCTGGTGCGGTGCATTTTAAAGCTTGATAAATCGAACCGGTTTTCGGCCGAAGTAAAACGCGTACGGGTTAAACGCTGACGCATATCATACGCCGGTTCGCCTGGCTTTTCTTCATAACGTACGCCATTTTTTAGCTTCAGCACCAATTGCATATCATCAGGCGTACGGTACATAATACCTTCTTTGGCAAAAACCACGTTCATGTTGCCGGTCGCTTGATCTTTCTGGTAGATCATCAAATCATGCAGGGTTTGCCCATCAGGATCTTTTTTGCTTACACGAATGGTGTAGCCGGGCACGCTGTTATTAAATACCTTTTCGGTAATCAAAAACGCTGCTTTTTGCTGGCGCACATCATACAGTAAGGAATAATATTTAAAATTGGCAATAGGCAGCATATAATCTGAAAATACGAAAGCGCCTATTGATAGTAGCGTTACAGTAATCATCATGGGGTACATAGCCCGGCTTAATGATATACCGGCAGATTTAATAGCTACCAGTTCATAATTTTCGCCCAGGCTGCCGTAAGTCATGATAGAGGATAACAATACCGACAAGGGCAGCGCCATAGCCACGTTGGTGAAAGAAGCATACATCATCAGCTCCAGAATGGTGTACCACTGGAACCCTTTGCCAATCATATCATCGATGTATTTAAATAAAAATAGCATCAGCAATACGAACATTACAATTAAGAAGGTAACGATA
This region includes:
- a CDS encoding LptF/LptG family permease, with product MKKIHLLILKSFIRPFIVTFLIVMFVLLMLFLFKYIDDMIGKGFQWYTILELMMYASFTNVAMALPLSVLLSSIMTYGSLGENYELVAIKSAGISLSRAMYPMMITVTLLSIGAFVFSDYMLPIANFKYYSLLYDVRQQKAAFLITEKVFNNSVPGYTIRVSKKDPDGQTLHDLMIYQKDQATGNMNVVFAKEGIMYRTPDDMQLVLKLKNGVRYEEKPGEPAYDMRQRLTRTRFTSAENRFDLSSFKMHRTSDNDWKSVMQMMNLKQLTISQDSVRRTLDKTESGNYRLINPYVKYFSVPPKSDSVKNYLPAQKAAALSVTNDSEKATAISSALREATSVKDMLKGIADSYKEESKTIRKYSIEYQKKFTLSAACLVLFLIGAPLGAIIRKGGLGLPVVVAVIFFLIYYIIATIGEKSVKEGGLSPAIGMWVSIAVLTPIGIFLSYKAATDSALFDVEIYKRLTQKLTRLIPRKLMPNKVKPF